One region of Daphnia pulicaria isolate SC F1-1A chromosome 7, SC_F0-13Bv2, whole genome shotgun sequence genomic DNA includes:
- the LOC124349076 gene encoding partner of Y14 and mago-like, with protein sequence MAATGEFQPVRDNTTGDLFLPASRRPDGTWRKPRRVKEGYVPQEEVPVYESKGKQWAKSLPAYPVGMNPALAAAQSAAQNKSKKGDQPLIPGLPPAAQQAAKKKKKKSKPEVEVKEVTGKLAGFTIQEPNFGVPTRAPKEPTKTPVESSTATTSSATDPAKRLKNLKKKLKDIEALEAKVKSGELKNPDKDQTEKIKRKKEVIKEIKEMENLIK encoded by the exons ATGGCGGCTACCGGAGAATTTCAGCCCGTGAGAGATAACACAAcag gagATTTGTTTTTACCGGCATCTCGCAGGCCAGATGGAACTTGGAGAAAACCAAGAAGGGTGAAAGAAGGCTATGTGCCACAAGAAGAAGTTCCTGT gtatGAGAGTAAAGGGAAACAATGGGCAAAGTCACTACCTGCCTATCCTGTGGGTATGAATCCTGCACTGGCTGCCGCTCAGTCAGCTGCACAGAATAAATCCAAAAAAGGTGACCAACCTCTGATACCTGGGCTACCACCAGCAGCACAACAAgctgccaagaagaagaaaaagaaatctaagCCAGAGGTTGAAGTCAAGGAGGTAACTGGCAAGCTGGCAGGATTCACCATCCAAGAACCCAATTTTGGAGTCCCAACTCGTGCACCAAAAGAACCTACTAAAACCCCAGTCGAAAGCAGCACTGCAACAACCAGTAGTGCTACTGACCCAGCCAAAAGgcttaaaaacttaaaaaagaagCTCAAGGATATTGAAGCCCTTGAAGCTAAAGTAAAAAGTGGAGAGCTGAAAAATCCTGACAAAGACCAAACAGAGAAAatcaagaggaaaaaagaagttatTAAGGAAATCaaggaaatggaaaatttaatCAAGTGA
- the LOC124349124 gene encoding biogenesis of lysosome-related organelles complex 1 subunit 1-like — MLSSLLKEHQAKQAVKKETREELRKEALTAAGNLTDALVDHLNVGVAQAYLNEKKLDHEARQLQQNAANFSRQAQQWLQLVENFSSALKEVGDVDNWARSIEKDLKIAETALEYAYKVGPSNP, encoded by the exons ATGCTTTCCAGTTTGTTGAAAGAACATCAGGCAAAACAAGctgtaaaaaaggaaaccagAG AGGAACTGAGGAAGGAAGCCCTCACAGCTGCTGGTAATCTGACAGATGCGTTAGTCGATCATCTGAACGTTGG GGTCGCACAAGCCTATCTCAATGAAAAGAAACTGGACCATGAAGCACGTCAGCTGCAACAGAATGCTGCCAATTTTTCTAGACAAGCTCAACAATGGCTTCAGCTTGTTGAAAACTTTAGTTCTGCTTTAAAAGAAGTTGGAGATGTGGACAACTGGGCTAGGAGCATTGAAAAAGATCTTAAAATTGCAGAGACGGCCCTAGAGTATGCATACAAAGTTGGTCCCAGCAATCCTTGA